The genome window NNNNNNNNNNNNNNNATATCCGCAAAGATCCCGGTTGTCTTGTCAATTTAGCGGCGAATAACGAATATGAAAAAATCAAAAACGATTTGAAAAACGCATTGGAAAGCGTATTGAAGGAACAGGGAGACCCACGGCAGATGAGAAATGGAGAGATATTCGACAGCTACCCGCGATTCGGGGCCATGAGGCCCGAGCTGGGAGGATTCGCCGAGCCAGGAAAATACAATCCGGCGTTCCAAAAATAAAAACTATTATGTAGTACATTATTTGATTATTACAGAAAATGAAAGCGCTCAATCCGTTGAAAACCATTCGCCTATCGAATCATGCGGCGATTCGTGCTCTTCAAAGAGGCGCATTACCCCACGAGATATCTTCTTGCATCCGGGAAGGCGAATGGTCTCCCTTATCCGGCCGCAAATATTCCGCACGCAGAACTTTCCCTTTCGACTCTCTATCTCCATGAAATGGAAAACACTATAATTTCAAAGCCATTGAAGCAATTTTCACCGACGAAACCGCCGAGATCGTCGTCGCAACCGTAAAAACATTTTATTTCGATAAAAAGGATTGAACCATGAAAATCTCCTACGATCTCGAAGTCGACGCCCTCTATATTCAATTCCGCCCCATTGAGCCCGGCCAGGCGAAAAACCGCGATCTGGAAAAAAACATCGCGGCGGATTTCGGTCCAGATGGTCTTCTCTCCGGAATCGAAGTGCTGGAAGCGTCCCGCTTGATCGATCCGCTAAACGAGAACTTCATTGTCGAACTAGCCCCCATCGCCCGAAAAATAGCCTGACGCCGCGCCGAAATTTATTCCACCTCCATCGCCCGCCACAGCAAAGACCGCAAGACCGCTAACTCCAAATTGATCGTTGCCGCCGTCAACACCCAACCCGCATTCCTGCCTGCCCATAGAATAAAGCCCTCCTTATTCCCTTAAAAAAACCTTCCAATTAGAGGGGATCAAAGGGGTTTATTGGGCGCGGAAGGAACAACCGTATATGTTAATGTCAAGATAAATTAGGATTTATAAGTGGAGTAAATATAGGAAGGTAAATTATAACTTTCTGATAAAAAGGGAATAAAAAATGAGGGAGCCGGGGCTCGAACCCGGGACCCCCTGCTTAAAAGGCAGATGCTCTACCGGCTGAGCTACTCCCTCATATTTATCTCTGGTATTGTTCAAAACCTTAAAAAGTATAACGCGCAATCGTTAAGCGGCAACCCTTGCGCGGTCAGAAAATTAATTTTACCGCTTCACGAAGCGCGCATTCCCCCAATCCCCATGGTCGGAATTGCTGCCGTCGCCGCCGTCCATTGCCTTTAACGTCAATACTTCAACGCCTTCGATATTCGCGTAGATTCGACGCGGCGGCATTCCCGCTTTGATAACCGGCGTTTCGAAGAGAACCGCGCCATCCCCCAGAACCATGAATTGCACCGAGGCGGGTTTGTCCTGCGATATCTCGTCATCGACCCCCGCATCGGCGATGAAATGGGTATACCCTCTCGGAACTTTCAGCGATATCTCCGAGTTGGCATGGACTCCCATTCCTTTGGGATACCATTTCTCATCGATCAATAAGCTGTTGCCATCCACGGTTTTATCCCGTATCGGCTCTTTCCACTCGAAGGATAGAACGTTTAATTCATCGATATCGCTGATATAGATATCTCTGGCGGGAATCATACTCCAAATCACGATCAACAAAATTATAACTGCCGCCGC of Candidatus Omnitrophota bacterium contains these proteins:
- a CDS encoding heparan N-sulfatase, which produces IRKDPGCLVNLAANNEYEKIKNDLKNALESVLKEQGDPRQMRNGEIFDSYPRFGAMRPELGGFAEPGKYNPAFQK
- a CDS encoding DUF2283 domain-containing protein encodes the protein MKISYDLEVDALYIQFRPIEPGQAKNRDLEKNIAADFGPDGLLSGIEVLEASRLIDPLNENFIVELAPIARKIA
- a CDS encoding NPCBM/NEW2 domain-containing protein encodes the protein MVETKNPYEMYFQNKGIIAAAVIILLIVIWSMIPARDIYISDIDELNVLSFEWKEPIRDKTVDGNSLLIDEKWYPKGMGVHANSEISLKVPRGYTHFIADAGVDDEISQDKPASVQFMVLGDGAVLFETPVIKAGMPPRRIYANIEGVEVLTLKAMDGGDGSNSDHGDWGNARFVKR